The Niastella koreensis GR20-10 genome includes a window with the following:
- a CDS encoding ORF6N domain-containing protein: MEIIQSIQNRIYEIRGERVMLDRDLAALYDVETRIFNQSVKRNGKRFPADFMFQLTRDEWESIRLQMESSQKSMSSQFVMTYPSRRPNSALPYAFTEQGVAMLSGILNSDRAINMNIAIMRAFIQIRRVVYKENDLVEQLKQIKERLGEHDVQLNQIYDALENLLDEKAEQRKWEDRDRIGFKR; encoded by the coding sequence ATGGAAATTATTCAAAGTATTCAAAATAGAATTTATGAAATAAGAGGCGAAAGGGTGATGCTTGACAGAGATCTGGCTGCCCTTTACGATGTAGAAACAAGAATATTTAACCAGTCTGTTAAGCGGAATGGAAAGCGTTTCCCTGCCGATTTTATGTTTCAACTAACAAGAGACGAGTGGGAAAGTATAAGATTGCAGATGGAGAGTTCACAGAAAAGTATGTCATCACAATTTGTGATGACATACCCAAGTAGGCGCCCCAATAGTGCGTTGCCCTATGCTTTTACTGAACAGGGCGTTGCTATGCTCAGCGGTATACTAAATAGTGATCGGGCAATAAACATGAACATTGCTATCATGAGAGCTTTTATTCAAATAAGGCGGGTTGTTTATAAGGAAAACGACCTGGTAGAACAATTAAAACAAATTAAAGAGCGCTTAGGCGAACATGATGTCCAACTCAACCAAATTTATGATGCCCTGGAAAACTTGCTGGATGAGAAAGCGGAACAAAGGAAATGGGAAGATAGGGATAGAAT
- a CDS encoding site-specific integrase, translating to MLLPIRAICKEKWTRRDGTAPIFLQYCYSREKRTLLNTSIFIPPAYWQSKQQKITAELPNQFGDAVKLNDELLRLKRLVEDLVAEATRKQITDKGAFVKKAFTPTLNLQSLDERVTTVAKQELAKKEAKHDIYYQFDEYIKTKERKVSKATLTVYSNVKGHLQAFEKYRQEKISFASFDFNFYHDFIDYLTFEHVHMRRQEVLTGLKLNTIGKTIKHLRGFLKDRVKRKIIAPIDLTDFKIPEEESDAIYLTHQEIIAIYQTDLSAHPHLVEYRDLFVLACLTGLRFSDFSTLKPEDLQRDMLYKKQEKSDHWVIIPLREEAKHIFTRQFKEKIPALTNPEFNRHIKTIGKLAGLNRSIKFSYKKGNKNIEVVKPKYDWITSHTARRSFCTNEFLAGTPVELIMKISGHKRTKDFYKYIRISPEEAANKIKELWIKRDGMRLVQTDTSIVLNKDINH from the coding sequence ATGTTGTTACCGATTAGAGCAATTTGTAAAGAAAAGTGGACTCGAAGAGATGGTACCGCGCCAATTTTTCTGCAGTATTGCTATAGCAGAGAAAAGCGCACACTTCTTAACACCAGTATTTTTATCCCACCTGCGTACTGGCAATCGAAGCAGCAAAAGATTACAGCAGAGCTTCCGAATCAGTTTGGTGATGCGGTAAAGCTAAATGATGAATTATTAAGATTAAAGCGTCTGGTGGAAGACCTGGTTGCTGAAGCAACCCGAAAACAGATCACCGACAAAGGAGCATTTGTAAAAAAGGCATTCACCCCGACTCTCAATTTACAATCTCTCGACGAACGGGTAACCACAGTTGCCAAGCAGGAGCTTGCCAAAAAAGAAGCGAAGCATGATATTTATTACCAGTTTGACGAGTATATCAAAACCAAGGAGCGAAAAGTAAGCAAGGCAACGCTGACCGTTTATTCAAACGTTAAAGGGCATTTGCAGGCATTTGAAAAGTATCGGCAAGAAAAGATCAGCTTCGCCAGCTTTGATTTTAATTTCTACCACGACTTTATTGACTACCTCACCTTTGAACATGTGCATATGCGCCGCCAGGAAGTATTAACTGGCTTAAAGTTGAATACCATTGGTAAAACCATTAAACACCTGCGCGGCTTTTTAAAAGACCGGGTGAAAAGAAAGATTATTGCGCCAATCGATCTTACCGATTTCAAGATACCGGAAGAAGAAAGCGATGCCATTTATTTAACCCATCAGGAAATAATAGCCATTTACCAAACTGATTTATCGGCCCATCCCCACCTGGTTGAATACCGGGATCTGTTTGTTTTAGCCTGTTTAACTGGTTTACGCTTCTCCGACTTTTCCACTTTAAAGCCAGAAGACCTGCAGCGGGATATGCTTTATAAGAAGCAGGAGAAATCAGATCACTGGGTAATTATTCCCTTACGGGAAGAAGCCAAGCACATCTTCACCCGGCAGTTTAAAGAAAAGATACCAGCACTTACCAATCCAGAATTTAACCGCCATATAAAAACCATTGGCAAGCTGGCTGGACTAAACCGCTCCATTAAATTCTCCTACAAAAAAGGAAATAAAAACATCGAGGTCGTTAAACCCAAATACGATTGGATCACTTCGCATACTGCCCGTCGATCGTTTTGTACCAATGAATTCCTGGCTGGTACACCTGTTGAGCTGATCATGAAGATCAGCGGACATAAGCGCACGAAGGATTTTTATAAGTACATCCGAATTTCACCGGAAGAGGCGGCAAATAAAATAAAGGAACTGTGGATAAAGAGGGATGGGATGCGGTTGGTACAAACCGATACTTCAATTGTTTTAAATAAGGACATTAACCATTAA
- a CDS encoding glycoside hydrolase family 16 protein: MKLHFLLLVFICLLSHFNAISQTWQLVWQDEFTNGIGPDWVFETGNGGNGWGNKELQYYQSKNATVENGELIITARIDSVGGFNYTSTRMKTQGRKSWKYGKVEARIAMPRFQGIWPAFWMLGDNISSVGWPACGEIDIMEHINTENLNHGTIHWKKNSQHASNGDTTSTNVTDYHVYAIEWTPATIKWLVDGVPFHEANIANGVNDTEEFHNNFFILLNMAVGGNWPGFSIDKTAFPAKMKVDYVRVYQQKN, from the coding sequence ATGAAATTACATTTCCTGCTTCTTGTTTTTATATGCCTCCTCTCCCACTTCAATGCAATCTCCCAAACCTGGCAACTGGTATGGCAGGATGAATTCACCAATGGCATTGGGCCCGACTGGGTATTTGAAACAGGCAATGGCGGCAATGGCTGGGGCAATAAAGAACTGCAGTACTACCAATCGAAAAATGCTACAGTTGAAAACGGAGAACTGATCATCACAGCCCGTATTGACAGCGTGGGTGGTTTTAACTACACCTCAACCCGCATGAAAACCCAGGGCCGCAAATCATGGAAATATGGCAAAGTAGAAGCGCGCATAGCCATGCCGCGTTTTCAGGGCATCTGGCCGGCATTCTGGATGCTGGGCGACAATATCAGTTCTGTTGGCTGGCCTGCCTGCGGAGAGATTGATATCATGGAGCATATCAATACCGAAAACCTGAACCACGGTACCATTCACTGGAAAAAGAATAGTCAACACGCATCCAATGGCGATACCACCTCAACAAACGTTACAGATTACCATGTATATGCCATAGAGTGGACGCCGGCAACTATTAAATGGCTGGTGGATGGTGTTCCTTTTCATGAAGCGAATATTGCCAATGGCGTGAATGACACGGAGGAATTCCACAACAACTTCTTTATCCTCCTGAATATGGCTGTTGGTGGCAACTGGCCCGGCTTTTCGATCGATAAAACTGCCTTTCCTGCCAAAATGAAAGTTGATTATGTGCGCGTGTACCAACAGAAAAACTAA